The Methylobacterium sp. PvR107 genome contains a region encoding:
- a CDS encoding ABC transporter ATP-binding protein — MDTGQPLLEVDGVTLRYKTPDHLVTATYRVSFRIWPGDRFVLLGPSGCGKSTLLKAVGGYMAPTEGEIRLKGRPVTEPGPDRMMVFQEFDQLLPWKTVRQNVVFALEASGRLKGRAALERANLYIDKVNLTKFADSYPHTLSGGMKQRVAIARGMAMEPDILLMDEPFAALDALTRRRMQDELLMLWEGTRFTVLFVTHSIPEAIKVGSRILLLSPHPGEVKAELNSADSPEAAMGLENRIQQMLFSEEIEEAENV; from the coding sequence ATGGACACGGGTCAGCCCCTGCTGGAAGTTGACGGCGTCACGCTGCGCTACAAGACGCCCGATCACCTCGTCACGGCCACCTACCGGGTGAGCTTCCGGATCTGGCCGGGAGACCGGTTCGTGCTGCTCGGGCCTTCGGGCTGCGGGAAGTCGACCCTGCTCAAGGCGGTGGGCGGCTACATGGCGCCGACCGAGGGCGAGATCCGGCTCAAGGGCCGGCCTGTGACCGAGCCGGGCCCCGACCGGATGATGGTGTTCCAGGAATTCGACCAGCTCCTGCCCTGGAAGACGGTCCGGCAGAACGTGGTCTTCGCCCTCGAAGCCTCGGGCCGGCTGAAAGGGCGCGCCGCCCTGGAGCGGGCGAACCTGTACATCGACAAGGTCAATCTCACGAAGTTCGCCGACAGCTACCCGCACACGCTCTCGGGCGGCATGAAGCAGCGCGTCGCCATCGCCCGCGGCATGGCGATGGAGCCCGATATCCTGCTCATGGACGAGCCCTTCGCGGCGCTCGACGCCCTGACCCGGCGGCGCATGCAGGACGAGCTGCTGATGCTGTGGGAGGGCACGCGCTTCACCGTGCTGTTCGTCACCCACTCGATCCCCGAGGCGATCAAGGTCGGCTCGCGCATCCTGCTGCTCTCGCCCCATCCCGGCGAGGTGAAGGCGGAGCTCAACAGCGCGGACTCGCCGGAGGCCGCGATGGGGCTGGAGAACCGGATCCAGCAGATGCTGTTCTCGGAAGAGATCGAGGAGGCGGAGAATGTCTAG
- the hisD gene encoding histidinol dehydrogenase, which yields MTIDYAKRATKTPETETDAARQVVTEMLAAIEARGEEAVRDYARSLDRWTGEIVVTPEEIARRTKDIPGRVKADIAFAAGQVRRFAEAQRDSVQDFSVELVPGLVTGQKLVPCNVAGCYVPTGRYAHIASAYMSVATAKAAGVPTVVACSTPFRGEGIHPYVLYAMQVAGADVIMTLGGVQAIAAMAFGLFTGKPADIIVGPGNKYVAEAKRMLFGRVGIDVFAGPSEVGIIADETADPALVASDLVGQAEHGHESPAWLFTTSRTLADDVIARMPALIDALPPTARDAAAAAWRDYGEVVVCGSREEIVAVSDRYASEHLEVHAADLDWWLAQLSNYGSLFLGEETTVAFGDKTSGPNHILPTKYAARYSAGLSVHKFLRPLTWQRMDREACKTIAQATARISRLEGMEAHARTADHRLAKYFPGHGLDLGEAVTA from the coding sequence ATGACGATCGACTACGCGAAGCGGGCGACCAAGACGCCCGAGACCGAGACCGACGCGGCGCGGCAGGTCGTGACGGAGATGCTCGCCGCCATCGAGGCGCGGGGCGAGGAGGCGGTACGGGACTATGCCCGTTCCCTCGACCGCTGGACCGGCGAGATCGTCGTGACCCCCGAGGAGATCGCCCGGCGCACGAAGGACATCCCCGGGCGCGTCAAGGCGGACATCGCCTTCGCGGCGGGGCAGGTGCGGCGCTTCGCCGAGGCCCAGCGCGACAGCGTCCAGGACTTCTCGGTGGAGCTGGTACCAGGCCTCGTCACCGGCCAGAAGCTCGTCCCCTGCAACGTCGCGGGGTGCTACGTGCCCACCGGGCGCTACGCCCACATCGCCTCGGCCTACATGTCGGTGGCCACCGCCAAGGCGGCGGGCGTGCCGACCGTCGTGGCCTGCTCGACGCCCTTCCGCGGCGAGGGCATCCACCCCTACGTGCTCTACGCGATGCAGGTGGCCGGCGCCGACGTGATCATGACGCTGGGTGGCGTCCAGGCGATCGCCGCGATGGCCTTCGGCCTGTTCACCGGAAAGCCCGCCGACATCATCGTCGGGCCGGGCAACAAGTACGTGGCCGAGGCCAAGCGGATGCTGTTCGGCCGGGTCGGGATCGACGTCTTCGCGGGGCCGTCCGAGGTGGGGATCATCGCCGACGAGACCGCCGACCCGGCGCTCGTGGCCTCGGACCTCGTCGGCCAGGCCGAGCACGGGCACGAGAGCCCGGCTTGGCTGTTCACCACCTCGCGCACCCTCGCGGACGACGTAATCGCGCGCATGCCGGCGCTGATCGACGCCTTGCCGCCCACGGCGCGGGACGCGGCCGCCGCCGCGTGGCGCGACTACGGCGAAGTGGTGGTGTGCGGGAGCCGCGAGGAGATCGTCGCCGTCTCCGATCGCTACGCGAGCGAGCATCTGGAGGTCCACGCCGCCGACCTCGACTGGTGGCTCGCGCAGCTCAGCAATTACGGCTCGCTGTTCCTCGGCGAGGAGACCACGGTCGCCTTCGGCGACAAGACCTCCGGCCCGAACCACATCCTCCCGACCAAGTACGCCGCCCGGTATTCAGCCGGGCTGTCCGTGCACAAGTTCCTGCGGCCGCTGACGTGGCAGCGCATGGACCGGGAGGCCTGCAAGACCATCGCCCAGGCCACGGCGCGGATCTCGCGCCTGGAGGGCATGGAGGCCCATGCCCGGACGGCCGACCACCGGCTGGCGAAGTATTTCCCCGGCCATGGCCTCGATCTCGGCGAGGCGGTGACCGCATGA
- a CDS encoding SDR family oxidoreductase — protein sequence MTFRLTRLFDLTGRTALVTGGNSGLGLALARALGLAGAGLILTARRAADLAAAAEDLRAEAIASEVQPADLAEPAAVADLVARLDGRPVDILVNAAGMNLRQPFAAVTAEAFDRHMALHVRAPFLLTQALAPGMAARGFGRVINVASLQSYRAFPDSAPYGAAKGAVVQLTRAIAEAWSARGVTCNAIAPGFFPTPLTQAVFADSERAARNATQTACGRNGELTDLYGAAVFLASEASAYVTGQTLPVDGGFTAK from the coding sequence ATGACCTTCCGCCTGACGCGCCTGTTCGACCTGACCGGGCGGACGGCTCTGGTGACGGGAGGCAATTCCGGGCTCGGGCTGGCGCTGGCCCGCGCGCTGGGCCTCGCCGGGGCCGGGCTGATCCTGACCGCCCGCCGCGCGGCCGACCTCGCGGCGGCGGCCGAGGACCTGCGGGCGGAGGCGATCGCCAGCGAGGTCCAGCCCGCCGATCTCGCGGAGCCCGCCGCGGTCGCCGACCTCGTCGCGCGGCTCGACGGCCGGCCGGTCGATATCCTCGTCAACGCCGCGGGGATGAACCTGCGCCAGCCCTTCGCGGCCGTGACGGCAGAGGCCTTCGACCGGCACATGGCTCTGCATGTGCGGGCACCCTTCCTGCTGACCCAGGCCCTCGCGCCGGGGATGGCGGCCCGCGGATTCGGGCGCGTCATCAACGTCGCCTCCCTGCAATCCTACCGGGCCTTCCCGGACTCCGCGCCATACGGAGCCGCCAAGGGGGCGGTGGTGCAGCTCACCCGCGCCATCGCGGAAGCGTGGTCGGCCCGCGGCGTGACCTGCAACGCGATCGCGCCCGGCTTCTTCCCGACGCCGCTGACGCAGGCGGTGTTCGCCGATTCCGAGCGCGCGGCCCGCAATGCCACCCAGACGGCCTGCGGCCGCAACGGCGAGCTCACCGACCTCTACGGCGCGGCGGTCTTCCTCGCCTCCGAGGCCTCCGCCTACGTCACCGGACAGACCCTGCCGGTCGACGGGGGATTCACCGCCAAATGA
- a CDS encoding alcohol dehydrogenase catalytic domain-containing protein has protein sequence MKALIYTGPNALIVDDVPVPVPGPGEVLVRVEAVGICGSDMHAYHGHDARRPAPLVLGHEAAGRVAEGPQAGARVAVNPLVTCGHCPACESGRTHLCPSRQILSMPPRPGAFADYVCVPEKSLVPIPDALSTTHAALAEPLAVAYHAVNQGARLLGRPLAGARCVVLGGGAIGFGSGLVLTMQGAGEVVIIEPNPERRAEAARGLPTARCRAPDDAEGSGPDSADLILDAVGSDATRAKASQLARPGAVIVHIGLLPGERGLDVRKITLQEIVVSGSYCYTMQEFRDVVEALADGRLGPLDWVEERPLVAGAVAFADMDASRVAAPKLILRPDTPA, from the coding sequence ATGAAAGCGCTGATCTACACCGGGCCGAACGCGCTCATCGTCGACGACGTGCCGGTTCCCGTGCCGGGGCCCGGCGAGGTGCTGGTGCGGGTCGAGGCGGTCGGCATCTGCGGTTCGGACATGCACGCCTATCACGGTCACGATGCCCGGCGCCCCGCCCCGCTGGTCCTCGGCCACGAGGCCGCCGGACGGGTCGCGGAGGGGCCGCAGGCCGGCGCGCGCGTGGCGGTGAATCCGCTGGTCACCTGCGGACACTGCCCGGCCTGCGAATCCGGGCGGACGCACCTGTGCCCGAGCCGGCAGATCCTCTCGATGCCTCCGCGCCCAGGGGCCTTCGCGGACTACGTCTGCGTCCCCGAGAAGAGCCTCGTGCCGATCCCGGACGCGCTGTCGACCACGCACGCAGCCCTCGCCGAGCCGCTCGCCGTCGCCTACCACGCCGTCAACCAGGGGGCGCGGCTTCTCGGACGGCCCCTGGCGGGGGCGCGTTGCGTGGTGCTGGGCGGCGGCGCGATCGGTTTCGGGTCGGGTCTGGTCCTGACCATGCAGGGTGCGGGCGAGGTCGTCATCATCGAGCCGAATCCCGAGCGGCGCGCCGAAGCCGCGCGCGGCCTCCCGACGGCCCGCTGCCGAGCGCCCGACGATGCCGAGGGTTCGGGTCCCGACAGCGCCGACCTGATACTCGATGCCGTCGGCAGCGACGCGACGCGGGCCAAGGCGAGCCAGCTCGCCCGGCCGGGGGCGGTCATCGTGCATATCGGGCTTCTCCCCGGCGAGCGGGGGCTGGACGTTCGCAAGATCACGCTTCAGGAAATCGTGGTCTCGGGCAGCTACTGCTACACGATGCAGGAGTTCCGCGACGTTGTTGAGGCCCTTGCGGATGGCCGGCTGGGCCCCCTCGATTGGGTCGAGGAGCGCCCCCTCGTCGCGGGCGCGGTTGCCTTCGCCGACATGGATGCAAGCCGCGTCGCTGCGCCGAAGCTTATCCTTCGTCCGGACACGCCGGCTTGA